A segment of the Sanyastnella coralliicola genome:
CATTTGTACCATTCATCGCTGTCTTGATCAAGTCCTCCTGCGATTCTCTTGTATTTGAATTTAGTCCATCCCCCGAGATCATCGTCTGTAGGACCATTCATTGTCATGTCTAAATAATCAGAGGTTGTGATTTGTGTTAGGAGGTAACTTGTAGCATATGGTGTATCACGCTCTTCCCCCATTTTCACTTCAGCCTCTTCTGGGTTATTCATGAAGATGTTATTGACTTCTCCACTGTTTAATCCCAGATCAGGTACACTGTATCCCTCAACAAGACTGTACTGCAGATCTTTTTCGTTTCGAGCGTATACCGGTAATCCATAAACATATTGAATACCAGACTCATTAACGACTGCTATTTCACCTACTTGATCAGGAACGGTACTTCTCGCGATGGCTGCATTAGAGATATTGTCTTTTTTGGTGTAAGCCTTGTAGCGAGTTGTTGGAGATAGTGCATCTCCATTTAAATCGTCAATGGTTTCTAAGATCTCTTCATTGGTTGTATAAGTGACAAAAGAAGATTGTCCTACTCTCTCACCACCACCCAATTCTTGCAGGATGTTTGGCACACCTCCTAAGTTGTACTCTTTGATCCCAGGAATCATTTCACCTTCATTCAAAACCGCTGCATATGGTGTTTCAGGATTGTTCGATGCGTAGGTAAGTTCTCCACCTAAATCACTATTGAATCGCATGAATACCCCTTCCGGATCATCCGCACTTGCGAATTGATACCCTCCTGTTTGCCAGCCTTCAACAGTTAAATCATGATCACCTGTTCCTAGTTGAGTACCTACCCCGTTATTTGAACCTACATTTCCTTCAAAGGCGATGTTATAGATATCGGTATGATTGGATTTTTTGTTTGGACGGAAGGTTCCTACACGTGAATTGTACATTCGGAATCCCCCGCCGATGCCCTCTCCAGAAACCACGAACGCGTCTGGATTGCTAAATGGAACACCAATGGACTTATCATTTCTATTGTAAGTATTCTCCTTCTCGACATAATAATCCTGAATATCCTCACTGTTACTCACGTCCCCTGAGTACATATATCCGTACACATTCTTCTCGTCTACTTCGGTATACTCTTGTTTAGTAAATGCTCCAGAAATACTTGCACTACTTCCAATTGGTAAGGGGGTTAAGGTTCCAACCCCTTGAAAAGTGACGTTAGTGGAGGTTCCTTCATATCCATGAATTTTCTCTGAGCGCGTTGAATAATTATGTGAGTAAACTCCATATTGACTCCCCGCAACAGTTAATGTGCTCTTTTTACTCCCTTCTTTAATCCATGAACTGATTTTTGCAGAAGCAATCGACTCTTCCTTCTCAGACGAAGCTTGAGACGATTTGTAACGAGTATGTGCAATTCGACCAGGATTTACTGAACCGGAGAAACTTGCTTGTCCTTCAGAAAATTGAACCCCAATGCTTGATAAACCTTTATCAGATGTAAAACTCAACCCACTTGAGAATCCGTAACCAGTGTAGTTGTTGTAGCGAACCGAGGCATTTCCAGAAACAGACAGGTCAATACCAAATGTCTCTATTGGACCAGAAATCGTAGCTGAGGTTGTCTTGTTTGCCGGACGCTTATTATGATAAGTCACACTCTCACCCTTCCAATCATCTGGAAAACCGCGCTTTGATCGGTTAATTGCCCCTGGATTCAAAGTCCAGCCAAGACCTACCCATGATGCCTCTTCTTCAGGTTGAACACCTGAATGGTAGCTCAGTGATAAGGCATAGCCTCCTCCATTCGGACCCGGGATTTGGAGCACTGGGAGGTTATATGAGAAATCTCCGGTGAACGGGTTTACCATATCTGAACTTGAGACAGGCTCGAAGCTGCTAAATTCAGGTTGTGACGGACCACTTGTTAGTGCCAATGCCGCTGTCGGATAAAATAATTCCGAAGCAAAAAGCAAAAGCAAAAACAGTGCTTTGAGTCGAAGTGCAGCATTAATTTTCATAAGTCTCAATTTTAGACAGCAAGTGCTGGATATCTTCTTGTTTGAAAACCACTTTATTCGTTCCAGTGTGGAAGATTTCATCGTGGAAGACAAATGTTAAATCGTCGTTATTCGACAGAATATGCGGGGGAAACACAGTTTGCATGGCTATTTCTTTCGAAAGACCATGGGTATTCTCGGTATGAGTCATCAATGGTTCGATCTCTCCTTCAGAAGTGACGATCTCCACTAATTCTCCGATGTAAAAATTCACCTCATTGATTCGAGCCTTCCAATCCTGTTCGCTGTTGACATTGTGTGTCAATAAATCACGAGACGAACCTCCATTCCTAGGACTGAGGGTCCAAGAAAATGCCACTTGATTCAATTCCCCTGTTTCTTCGTTGATAGATGGAATCATGGTCACATCCATATTCATGATCGGTGTCTCTTTCAGCTTTCGCATTCCGTGAGACTCCGACTTACAGAATGACTCTATCTGAGTATTCGTATTCAAGTTTTCCACGCTAGTGCAGGAAACTAACACGACCAACAAGTAGAAGACTGTAAGATTAAAGGCCTTCATACGATTCATTTAAAGAGATCAATACTTCGTCAGTGATGTCTAAATCCTCAGTTCCAAAAAGGACGTTACCATCCACTGTGGTTCCGATGATCATGTCATAGCCGTGTTCTTCCCCATACTGTTTGATGTGAAAATTCACTTGATCTATAACAGCGCCTGTCAATTCAGCGTCGCGTTCAGTAAGATGGTTGTACATGCTTTCTTCGAATTGATCGCATTGCATTTTTTTATTCTCAAGGATGGCAATCGACTTATTTCGATCTAACTCCGAAAGACCCGCAGCCGTTTGTTCAAATGCCATGTAGGTCGACTTCAAATCGAGTCTCAAAGAGTCTAATGATCGTTGCAACTCACTTTCAAGCGAAGCATATTTATTACGCGCGTCGATCATGCCTTGATAAGCATCGATCAACTCCGCAGTTCGGACATAAACCGTGCGATCTTCACTTTTCTTCCAGATCAGGCCAAGTGCTACAATCAGCGCCAAGCTCAATGCGATAATGGATATATTCTTTAGGTCTTTCATTCTTTCACTATAAACTGTCCATGGCCAACTTGACCGTCATAATTCAACTCGTAGAAATAAAGTCCTGGAGTCACTGTTTGAGCCGTCAATGTTGACGTTCCGTCCCAGGCAATATTTTGATCGTAGGTTTCGAAAACCACTTGATTCATCTGGTTTCGAACCCGTAAGAAGTAATTCTGAAAATTCTCGGAGCCCACGATTTTAAACGTATCATAAACGCCGTCACCGTTAGGAGAGAAATACAAAGCGAACTCCAATTCAGGGTAACAGTGTTGTACCTCCTTTTTTGGTTCAGCCATGATATAAAGCGTGTTGTCTTCAACATTAATAACATGCCCTGTGGCTGGTACATAATCATCCATGGCTCCCACTTTCACCGAATCCAGCGATACCTCCCCAAATGAGTTGGCACTCAACATCATGTATAGGCTGTCGTAATCATTGTACCACATCACTTCCATTGGTGATGAATCACCTGGTAAGGCATGCATCATATTCATCGGAATAGACTCTGATTGAGACTGGAGCGACACAGCGTGATTTTCTTGATTCAGTGATATGTTACCTCCAATGAGATGATCCGCTTGTACAATTCTGAAACTTGAAGGATTACATGTCGCATTTGAGGAAACACTGTGAACTGCGTCATTAGTGGTTCCCAAGGTGATTTCTGGTCTGAGTTTACCGTCGATGCTTGAAGGCATAGAAACCGTTGCGAAAGTTATCTCCGCTCCATGTTGACCTGAGAAGTAAAGGTTGATCTCATTTCCTTTTCGGTAGAGTACCGCGCGCCCTTTTCTTCCTATGTTTCGATTGAAGAAGGTCTTGTTCTTGTTCGCTCCATTTTCGTCCTTGTAGTTCATTTTGACTACTTGGATTCCTGGGAGTAAAACGAGTTCATAAATCACTTCGTCATCATCTCGTATCGCCACTTCAATGGATGAATATGGATCTGTTGAACAAACGAAGTTCGCTTCGATGTACATGTCGTCATGAGATTCAAAACGGTAGTCGCTGTTCAAGACTGTCTCGAGGCCAGTGTTATTTTTGACATAGCCTGTACTGTAATTAGATACTGTCGCATTTGAGAGAGAACTCGGAGTCCATTGAATGTATGTCCCAAGGGCTACTGGAGTTTCTTTAATTGCCGTCCCGCTGATATAACGCGCGAGATAGATATCTGAAGGAAGCACCGAGAAGTCTCCAACCTCACTTGTATACAGTTGGTTTCCATTCAGATCATGCAGATTGAAGTATTCGTTCTCTACAGGTGCGAACGAAGCTAACGTAAGTCCGCCTAGGTCTGCCGGACGTCCGCAATGGTAAAGGTCTCGGCTGATTTGAGGGATTTTTGGCCTGGTCACATGGGGTATGGAGTGATGAATAAACTCGATAGATTCATCATCATCCCCGA
Coding sequences within it:
- a CDS encoding OmpH family outer membrane protein; its protein translation is MKDLKNISIIALSLALIVALGLIWKKSEDRTVYVRTAELIDAYQGMIDARNKYASLESELQRSLDSLRLDLKSTYMAFEQTAAGLSELDRNKSIAILENKKMQCDQFEESMYNHLTERDAELTGAVIDQVNFHIKQYGEEHGYDMIIGTTVDGNVLFGTEDLDITDEVLISLNESYEGL
- a CDS encoding gliding motility-associated C-terminal domain-containing protein, which produces MKKCLFLGACFSFLICSVFGQTFPILWDDQENVSVDYAAQTMSKTSADGWDAGAFSNNKIPTNTDGSVEYVLQSEAAMRAFGFNKNNPNTSQNSISYSFQFDGAGLYIVERGRNMGSFGRTGTGAVLKIERVGSDIIYSRNGIVLRTVASNSADELHVDVALFAQGATFNGAVMSVDHDPIPTPGLDVTVAVQPLSENQSTTITLTPNNGVGPYQVYWGDEYLTFSEFTGYLGALPAWVNYAGIKHNEIFTGENLSYEVNVSGYQPFRIEDANGDILEDSVFVSDDFISRSLRGVDQVGQTFTRTTQNPNAFECSFWNGITTFSNVEVTFKVSDASHKTVYGFWPEGDNFSATGSHLKYGVVIENGQLKSRSNGSENVLSAGVTNASVVGLVKNQLSLEISLDGSTVGSVSVPSNSYFTEGVFIGDDDESIEFIHHSIPHVTRPKIPQISRDLYHCGRPADLGGLTLASFAPVENEYFNLHDLNGNQLYTSEVGDFSVLPSDIYLARYISGTAIKETPVALGTYIQWTPSSLSNATVSNYSTGYVKNNTGLETVLNSDYRFESHDDMYIEANFVCSTDPYSSIEVAIRDDDEVIYELVLLPGIQVVKMNYKDENGANKNKTFFNRNIGRKGRAVLYRKGNEINLYFSGQHGAEITFATVSMPSSIDGKLRPEITLGTTNDAVHSVSSNATCNPSSFRIVQADHLIGGNISLNQENHAVSLQSQSESIPMNMMHALPGDSSPMEVMWYNDYDSLYMMLSANSFGEVSLDSVKVGAMDDYVPATGHVINVEDNTLYIMAEPKKEVQHCYPELEFALYFSPNGDGVYDTFKIVGSENFQNYFLRVRNQMNQVVFETYDQNIAWDGTSTLTAQTVTPGLYFYELNYDGQVGHGQFIVKE